The sequence GGATGTTGAGCGTCGCCCCGGCGTAGATGAGGTCCTTGTTGGTGATGTTCGGGTTCGCCTTCACCAGCGAATCCACGTCCGTGTTGTAGCGCTTGGCCAGCGCGCTCAGCGTGTCGCCCGACTTGATCTTGTAGTCCATGGGGGGAAGGACCTTTGTGATTGCCGAAAACGTCGATGCCTGATTCTCGGAAGTTGGTTCGGGGAGTTTCGCCTACACTTGCGGTTTTGTAGGTGCTTTCACGCACCAGAGCAGTCCCAGCAGGACGGCGAGTGTCACCCCCAGGCCGCCGGGGCCGCTGGCGCACCCGCTGGCCTCCCCGGGATTGCCGTCCCCGGGTGTCCCGGGGTCGACAGTGGCTTCACAGGGGGTGAAGCAGCGGCAGGCGTCGTCGCCGTCCACCTCCAGCCGGGCGCACACGCCCCGGTCGCCGCAGGCGGCGTCCTCCGAGCAGGTCCCGCCATAGGTCCCGGCCTGGAGCGCGGGCAGGAGGCACCGGGCGGGTGCGTCCCCGGCGCTGACGCACAGGAGTCCGGAGGGGCAGTCCGCGTCGCTGGCGCAGGCCTCCTGGCAGAGGGCGTCCAGGGGGAACGGGGAGGCCGGGGCCGGGGGCGGGGCCTCCTCCAGGAAGGGGCGGAGGAAGTCCCCCAGGGCGTCCACCCGCACCTGGACGGCCTCCGTCCGGCAGGCCACGTCGCCGCTGACGGTGAGGCCCAGGAGGAGCTCGTTCCCGGGCGGGCCTCCCAGCACCGGGCCTCCGCTGTCCCCCACGCAGGTCATGGCCGGAGCGGGGCCGGCCTGGAAGGCGCTGGCGGTGACGCCCGTCACCTGGAGCCCCCCCTGGCGCCGCTGGCCCGAAGGCCTGGACGCGTCCTTCGTGTCCCCGTAGCCCACCGCCCGCACGGGGTCTCCCGGCGCCACCGGGGCGTCGCTCCCCCCGGGGAGCCGGAAGGGCGGGACGTCCGTTACCGGCACCGCCAGCCTCAGGAGCGCGGCGTCCCAGGCGTGCGTGGCCGGGACATAGCCCGGGTGGGCCACCGCCCGGGTGACCCGCACGAACCGCCCGCCGGGGCCCGGCTCCGGGAGCAGCGTGGGCCCCAGGAAGACCTCATAGGGCCCCGCCTCCCCGAAGACGGCCAGGCAGTGCGCCGCCGTCAGCACCACGTCCGGGGCGATGAGGGCTCCCGAGCACAGGAGCACGGGCGCCTCGCCTCCGCAGCGTGTGCGCCGGGCCACCAGCGCCACCGCCGCCCCGTCCCCGGGTGCGTCCGTGCCCTGGACGAGACCCGGACTCCGGGTGTGGAAGACCTGCCCGGGGGGCTCGCGAGCAGCCGGGCCACAGGCAGGCAGGCAGCCGAGCAGCAGGCAGGCGTGGAGCGCAACCACCCCCGGGGGTCGGCATCCTGTCCGTTGCCGAGCGGACGCGGTGGACCGTTTCGCCATGGGGCGCATCATAGGCAACAGGGGTCATGGGAATGGGGGGTGCCCCGCGTTACCTTGCCCCCGGGGGACGTGAACCGGATAGAGTCCGTTGCACGTCTCCCTGCCCCGAGGGGCGGAAGGCTTGTCTGCCTGCCTTCTCCGCCGGAGGGGACTGCCACATCGAGTGGCCCGCCACATCTTCACGGGTGGTGGGTCTGCAACCCTTTTTGGAGGATGTTCACATCATTCGCGAACAGAGAAACAGCAGCCGGGGTCCCAACAGGGACCAGAGAACCAACCGCCGCATCCGCGCGCGGGAAGTCCGTGTCGTGGGCTCCGACGGTTCGCAGCTCGGGGTCATGACCATCGAGGCGGCCCTGGAAAAGGCCCGCTCCGAGTCGCTCGACCTGGTCG comes from Corallococcus macrosporus and encodes:
- a CDS encoding S1 family peptidase yields the protein MVALHACLLLGCLPACGPAAREPPGQVFHTRSPGLVQGTDAPGDGAAVALVARRTRCGGEAPVLLCSGALIAPDVVLTAAHCLAVFGEAGPYEVFLGPTLLPEPGPGGRFVRVTRAVAHPGYVPATHAWDAALLRLAVPVTDVPPFRLPGGSDAPVAPGDPVRAVGYGDTKDASRPSGQRRQGGLQVTGVTASAFQAGPAPAMTCVGDSGGPVLGGPPGNELLLGLTVSGDVACRTEAVQVRVDALGDFLRPFLEEAPPPAPASPFPLDALCQEACASDADCPSGLLCVSAGDAPARCLLPALQAGTYGGTCSEDAACGDRGVCARLEVDGDDACRCFTPCEATVDPGTPGDGNPGEASGCASGPGGLGVTLAVLLGLLWCVKAPTKPQV